A stretch of DNA from Equus asinus isolate D_3611 breed Donkey chromosome 20, EquAss-T2T_v2, whole genome shotgun sequence:
TGGCACTTGGAGCCCTGCAGACCAGCTCTGCCGACTCTCTCAGCTTCACCCCTGAACactgcctcccccaggcccccaggACATCGACACCCCGTGATGCTCCAGGCCACCTCTGCTAGGCATGTGTGGCTCCCATGGGTGGCACTGTGGTCCCTGTCCTTCAGGAGCCAGCTGAGCAGGGGCCTGCAGGGGCCTCCTGACCTCACGTCCCCTCGGGCACTGTTGGGCAGCCGCTCCCCAGGCTCTCTCCCCAACTACGGCGGGAGCCCCTCAAAGGCAGGGCCCAGCCATGCTCACGCCCCAACCCCCGGCACCCAGCACGGGGCCTGACCCAGCTCCACAGCCCAGCCGGTCGAGTCTTTCTGGGAGGAAAATCCCCGAGCATGGGCCGCAGCGAGGCCCCAGCTGGTGACGCCGTCCCCACTACCAGACACCACATTCTTGACTGCAGGGTGGGGCAAGGACTTGGATTTGACTGGGCCACCTCTCTCAGCCCCGCGTCTGCGTCGACCTACCCCACCCCCGGGACTGTTGTGGGAAACAAGGTCACTAATGGCCTGGCAGGGCTGCGTAAACTTGGAGGGCAGTGCACCCATGAGGGGCCATCCCTGCTGGTGTCTGGAGTACAAGTGTGCACACTCACACAACGGGCCACAAACCTCGGGCCTGGGAGGGAGCGGAGGTGACCTGGTCAAGCCCCCTCTCCAGAAGAGAAGGACCTCAACAACAGCGCCCGTGCGGGTGGGAAAGCGAGGCCTGAGGGGCTGAGGCACCTGCTTGGGCTGACCAGGCAGTGAGACAGGACCGCGTGGGGCTAGAGACCCCTCACACCCAGGGGAGCCGTGAACAGCCGGCCGCTGAAGAATTGGCACAGAAACCCCAGGGTCCCACTGATGCAGGCACCACAGCATCCCCTGGTGCTCCCGGGGTTTtccctgggtggggggggggggggggggtcccaccTAGACCCAAGAGGCTGGGCTCAAATCCTCCTGGGACCCCTGCCCAGGCatgtgacagagagaagaggagaggctgggagggtcaagagcccggggtggggggtgcagcACTGCTCGGGATGCATGTGTGATTGGGGTGTGCACGTGAGTGTGCGAGTGTGTGACTGTcagtgtatgtgtgagtgtgcgtgcgGGCCTGGCCCAGGGAAGGAGCTTTGCAAAGATTTCTGCCTGGGACCCCCGAGGGCCAGCGCGGAGCATTTCTGATGAGGCTGGCCAGGCCTCAGGATGAGGGGTCACAGTGGGGTTTCCCGTGTCACCCACGGCAGGGGAGGAGAGCCACAGGCCTCTGAGTCCTCAAAATTACAGGGTCCCTGGTCCTGAGCATCTGAAGCTCCTGAAGCTGAAGTTCTCAGCTTCTGACCCCAAGAGGTGCAaattcctgagtttcagatgccATGACCGGAAGGGACCAGGAAGATGGGGCGCCCCCACCTGCCACCTCAGGAGAGCAGAGCCCCCGGCTCGCCTTCCAGAGAGCAGGACGCTGACACACCTGCAGGGGCCCCAGGGCCTCCAGCTCACAGGGCAGGGCGTGAGCACAGCCAGAGGCTCAGAGACCTGGGCGGGGACCCCGGCCTTGGGGCAGGCCCCCTCCCGCTGGGCTCCCCAGCTACACTGTGAGGGCTACAGGTCCCCTCAGATGGGCCATTGTGGGCCTGGTGACAGTGGCAGAGGAGAATCCATTCCCCCGTGTCCACTCTCTGCAACTACAGAGCCAGGCCTGGCCCCAGTCCCTGCCAGTCCCTCCACCTCACTCCACCTGCTGCCATGAGCATTGGGCTGCTGTGCTGCCTCAGGCAGTTCAAGGCACCTCTCTGAACCGTGCGCTCCTCCTAGGTAAACAGCTTCTCCTACTGCCCTCTTTTCAGAATAACTGAAAAGTGAGACCACGTGTCTACAGTGACGAGAGAATAACAGTGAGCAAACCGAGAGACAGTGCCCACATTCCAGTCCTGAAGCTCGGATGCTTTACGAACACTGACCCATTTACCCTTCACAATGACCCTAGGAGGGAGGCACCATTATTAGCACCcccaacagatgaggaaacaggctcagagaggttgcccagggtcacacaggtgGCGGGTGGCAGAGCCGGGACAGGTCCCTATGCCCCACTGTCTCCGTGGAATCTGGCAGGTCTCTTTGCTCCAAGGTTTCTGGTGGTTTCCATGCAAGATGGCTCCTCATTTCCCACTCCCGGCACTCCCTCCAGGACCAGTCTCAGTCTCAGCACAGAGcttgggaagggggagggaagggcGGGGTCGCTCATCTCCACTTGCCCCACCCCTCCCAGAGGCGTCTTCAGGAGTGGCAGAGGCCATGGCTGGAAGGGCAGGGCTTGGGGAGGGCTATGTCTGGAAGCAGAGAGCCCtaagaggtggaggtgggggcagggctggggaagggaagcGAGGTGGctctggggtggaggaggagggggtgtgAGACCTGGGGGAGCATTTTGAAGCAAAGTGTGGCCAAGTGTGGCCTCTGAAGCAGGGGCTGACCTTGGTCTCCAGGAAGAAGTTGGCCTCACCCGGGTCTGGCCCTCAGGTGTGGTGGGCGCATGGCCCCTGCCCATCCCAGGGGGCCAGCGTCACAGGGTCAGAGGTCCACAGACGTAGAGCATGGTCCACTCACACCCCTCCTCTGGCCCCTCCCTGGcctctatgaccttgggcaggtggccTTCTCCTCTGGGCCTCGGTTGTCTCTGTCCAAAAAATGGGTGAGCCTGAGAGAGAGGCAAGGGCCCGAGCCCTGAAGAAGGTCGGGCGGGGCCCTGAGGTGATGTGGCCAGTGGGGCAGAGCTGAAGGGACTTCACAGAACCAGCTGTTCCCTCTAGAAAGTCGGAGTCTGGGAAAGCGTCAGGGGCTGCCCGAGGACATGCAGCAAATTGGCGACAACAGAGTCTGGACTAAACCTGGGCACAGGCCTGACCCCAGCCCACCCCTGCCATGCCCCTGCCCTGTCTACCCCCTGCCCAGCCACCCTGCAAAGGAGGGAGTCTCAAAATTGAACATGGCATGGTGTGTCCCCACCCAGGCCCTCCAGGCCTCGCTTGCCAAGGACCAGATGGCGATGGCGCCTCCCTGTAGACTCAGCATGGCTCTCTCCACATCCCGACAGAGGCCGGGCTGCGGGCCAGTGGAGAGGAACTGTTGGGGGCATTGGTTCCTGGTTGGGTGTCTTGGTTCTAAACTCCATCCTGAGGTCTGACGCTGGGCCAGTCACCTGACTGCTCTGGGCCTTGTCCCTGGAAGTGGCGGGAGAAGGGGTCAGGagtgtgggaggggcaggggagggtaTGCTCAGGGTGGTGATAAGATCTCCTGGAACGGGAGGGGGTGGCTTGCGGTGAAAGACTGCACACCACCGAGGCGGGGACACAGGCTTTATTGAGGACACACTGTGGGCACAGCAGAGGCACTCACATGCCCACATGGTGCAgatgtggtgggggagggtcGGGTACAGGCAGTCTGCTCCCAGAGCTGCAGGGAGAGGTCAAGCAAAAAGGCAGAAAGGCAGGGCCACCCCCAGGGGTCTGGCTTCCCCCCACAGCGAGCGGAGAAGCCAGGCAGGCCATGCCGGGACCTCTTCCAGCACGTAGGGGACAGCCCAGAGCCAGGAGTTAGAAAGGACCACAGCTCACACCACAGTCTATCTCCCAGCTAAAGACCCCCGACTCAACACCCCCCTCCCACTGGCAGGCCTCCAGGCCTCTGGAGTGGGGCTCCCCCTCCCGGCAGCCCTGGCAATTACAGATGACTCGCACCCTCTGTCTCTCAGTGCATCTGTTCCCAGGGCCCTGCGGCCCCCCGACGGCTCGGCTTCGTGAGGGAAATGTCACAGGCACGTTCCTGACAAAAAACAGGGCTGGCCTTGAGACAGGGTGTCGGGGGCACGTCCTGAGGGGCCTTTGGCTGATGCCAGGCCAGGCAGACTCCTCCCTCAAAGAAGAGGTCACTGGGCCTGTGCAGCGCGAGTAGGAATGAGGCTTGGGGGCCGGCACTGAATCTGCTGACGATCAGGCCTCCGTTGCCGTCTGTTTGGTGAGTGGGTTGCACCCAATGACCTGAGGCCACTGTCCCACTGTCACACCCCACTGTCACTTGCAGCCCACTTCTGACCCTCAGCCATCATAACTGCCCTATCAGCCTGCCCCCAACCTGTCCCTTGATCCACTAAAGACGCCAGGGCTCCGGATCCATCTATCCAGCTCCCCAGACAGAGGGAAACCCCTGCACCACACTGTTCCCCGCTTCACTGTGGGAACCTCAAAGTCTCCCAGCTCAGGAAGGACCCCTCCCCAATGTCATTTTGACCAAGCCTCTGCTAAAGGCCACCCGAGAACCGGCTGGACAATTATATAATAGATAACCTACAATCAGACTTGTTCGCAGGGGGCATATAGACTCTAGAATATATCCATGTGAATATAGCATGCTCTCTCAATATTGATGTCTGTGGATAGATAGATCTCTATGTGACTTTTTCATACTCTCCCCTTCACTTCTCCCGTCCTGAAGTCATCCCCAGAAGAGAAAGAGTTGCCCTGCACAGCCTCCAGCGTGCCGGCCACTCCCCACTGCCCAAATCGACCCCACAGTAGCCTCCCGATGTCCTGAGGGTCCCCGAGGTGTCGAGGGACCACACCAGGCCCATGCCAGGAGCGGCGCCTTCCTGGGTCCTCAGGCTGCATTCACCTCTGGACACGGGCGGCGGCAAAGGGTGCAGACGCCCGTTTGCTGGATTCTCCAAGGAGGCTGCTCTATCGtctctgtctccccatctccagAAGATGCCCGACGGCTGGTTCTTTGGATTTCGCTCCCTGTGTccgtgtctgtctgtctctcggTCCCTCTCAGTTGCTCTCCTGACAATGATGCAGAGGGACGGCAGAGACCCACGGCTGCTCCGTCCTCCCGCACTAGCCCTGGCCAGGCGTCTTGGTCTACAGCAAAAGCAGTGGTAGCTGGCGCAGCTTCTAGACTCTAGAGCCTGGGCATCGGCCTCCCTGAGCAGGAGCGCCAGcaccagagaaaggagaggaggaaggacgaGGCTCGGGGGTCCCCGCCAAGCTGAGTAGAGGCCAGCAGCTGGAAGAATCTCCCCAGACACACGGCTGGGGGAAGCGGGTACCGGCAGGGGACAGGGCAAGTGGGTGAGCGGAGGGGCCGCAGCGAGCAGCCACCATCAGAGCTGGTTAAAGACCACGGAGGCCCTGAGGTCGGCGGGCTCGAGGCCCTCGCTGAAGGTGATCAGGAAGTACATGACCTTGCGGATCCTGGCCAGCTCCGACAGGCGCTCCCCGAACTCCAGGGCATCGGCCTCGTTCCAACCCATGGCCTCCGAGTCCTCCTGGCGCCAGAAGATGGCGGTGGGGTCCAGCAGCTGGCGGGTCATGAGGTTGGTGAGGTCGGGCGTCCAGTTCTGGGAGGTGCCCGTGATGGTGACCTTGCCCGGCTTGTCCAGCACAACGTCCCAGCGCTCAAACTGCAGCTTGTGCTGCCGCACGAAGTCGAGGCGGTACACGGTCTCGGCCGGCCGCAGCAGCTTCTCGCCGTCCTGGCGCTTCTCCCCACGCTGCTTCAGGCTCTCCACGCGCAGC
This window harbors:
- the OMP gene encoding olfactory marker protein — encoded protein: MAEDEPKQLQLEMPLVPDEYLTRQMRLRVESLKQRGEKRQDGEKLLRPAETVYRLDFVRQHKLQFERWDVVLDKPGKVTITGTSQNWTPDLTNLMTRQLLDPTAIFWRQEDSEAMGWNEADALEFGERLSELARIRKVMYFLITFSEGLEPADLRASVVFNQL